TCAATTTATGTGCTAGTGGTAATGTGAGGACACCATTTTACTGCAAGGGAAGATGGTCGCTATGATAAACAAATTACGATGCTTGTTCActcttctgtatttttttttgtgtttttttccccaattttaaaatcattgaggctaaaatgttaaataatttaaatgtaaacaaaattttgCTTTTTACTATAAGAATGTGTTTTGTAGTTTACACTTTTCTGTAACTAATCTGGGACACAAAcatttttctgtttgaatataaatgtaatatttatgagAAATGGGCTGTGGACCTTAGAGACAGGATTAATGCTTCAGCTGTGACACACATTTCATGTTGAGTTGTGTTTGAGATATCTGACTGCACTCTCATTGCAGAGAAGCCAAATGAACCCACACCTAGACCTCCAGCAGCTATAACACCAGTAAAATCACCCCATGAAACTCATCATGAATCTTTAAGAGGATTAAAGGGGTgatttaaaatttgtatatattaattCACAATTATGGTAGTGACAGCAAAGCAGAATGCATCAGAGGAATAGCCCATTCAGTCTTTTACTATCCatagaagataaaaaaaaaatgtttatgagtGGATAGAAGCAAGCGTTTGTAATTCCCTGTGTGTTTTTACCCCCTGTATAAAGACAGTTTGTGGCAACGTGCGGCAAGTATTTCTCAATCTAACACACAAGAGCTCACTGTGCATGGATTCTATTCAGAATTGAAGGGACAGAGAGACTTGATTGAAAGAGATTGGAAGGAAATCCAAGCAGTTAATTGAGAATGTGATATCCTCGTTTATACACTTCATTCTACTTCACAATCTTCTAATTACAAGGTTTGTAATATAAAGCGCACCAAAACTGGGATTTCATGATGTAATAATAGGCTATAATAAATCTAAACAGTTGATGACAAATGTATGCCTGTGTATGATACAGACTATGGACAGCACTATGACCTAAAGAGTAATttgtataaaaagtataaaaattgaGAAATCGTAATCTGGACAACTACTTTTTAATGTTGTATTCAGTTTTGTGTTAAAGCGGCCACACAGAAGTTGTTAAAATACGTATTTGTATTGCAATTAAATTTTTCTGTATGTATTgctataaattttaaataaatgcacatcaTCTCTTCACGAAAGCATGAGAAAGATCAAATGTGTCAACACAGAGTAGCAGAGTGTTTGTGAGTGGAAAAGAGTCTGTCAATATATTGTGACGTTTAAGGAACTGAACTAGTAGTCTAGTTTCTCAAAACAAGACAATATATAGATTTCAACCTCTGCTTATATGTAGTTTTTTAAGTAAATTGCTTGctgtttatctttaaaaaaaaaaaaaaagtagattacAACACCTCAAGTTTTTAACTCCTGCTGTTGCAATGAGCACTTATGAGAATCTCACCTCTAAAGTCAGGTCATCAACCTCCTGCTCCTTCTTTTCTCTCTGAACTGTCCCCATACGACTCTGGCTCACCAGTGTGTTCTGACTGTAGGGCCTGACAAACTTCATGTCACCCATCCTTGAATCAGTGGTTCCGCACATTTCATAATTATACACATGCTGTAATGTGCCGTCTGCGTAGACTGGAGGATAATAAGGAATTACAGGCAGATTTGACCCGGATTTATAAAATAGCTTATTCTGCCTCCATCTGTAGATTTTCActgaaattattgaaattattgaaaCTACGAAGAGAAAGGAGACCACTGCGAGAGCcaagattaaataaaaagtcagGTTGTCGTCATATTGTTTTCCTTGCATAAAGTCTGTGAACTCTGACAGCACTTCAGGAAAGCTGTCAGCCACAGCCACATTAATGGAGACCACAGCTGAGCGAGAGGGCTGTCCGTTATCCTCCACAACAACAGTAAGTTTTTGTTTTACTGCATCTTTATCAGTCACTTGTCGCACAGttcttatttctccattctgtaaaCCCACTTCAAACAGCGCTCTGTCTGTAGCTTTCTGTAGTTTATAGGAGAGCCAGGCATTCTGTCCAGAGTCCACATCAACAGCCACCACTTTAGTGACCAGATATCCAACCTCTGCAGCACGAGGCACAATCTCAGCCACCACAGAAGCACCAGTCTGTACTGGATACAGAACCTGAGGAGCGTTGTCATTCTGATCTTGAATAACAATGTTTACAGTCATGTTGTTGGATAAAGGAGGAGAGCCCCCATCTTGAGCTTTCACTTGCATTTTGAATGATTTCAGCTGTTCATAATCAAATGATTTTTCTGCATAGATCACACCGCTCTCTGAATTTATGGAGATGTAAGATGCCAGAGGTGCTCCGTTCAAGTCTCCATcgataataaaatatgaaacctttGCATTTGGCCCCCAGTCCAAGTCGACTGCTTTGACAGTCAGAATAGTTGTAGATGGAGGGTTATTTTCAGCTATAAAGGCAGTATATGATTCCTGCTCAAACTGAGGTGTGTGATCATTCACATCAGATATCTTAAGGTTCAAAATTTCTTTACTGGAAAGAGGTGGGTTTCCCCCATCCACAGCAGTTATCGTGATATTATACTCTCCTGTTTGTTCCCTGTCTAGTTCTGAATATGTCAACAGGTTGTAATAATTAGTTAACGAGGATATGATTTTAAATGGAGAGTTCAAATCAATTGAacatgtaattttactgttgtcACCTGAATCCAGATCTTGAATATTTATCATTGCTATAACAGTTCCAGGTGCTGCGTCTTCAGATACTGCACTAGAAAAAGACATCATTGTAATTTTGGGCGTGTTATCGTTTACGTCAATGATGTCAACAATTATATCACTCGAGTCAGTCAAACCTCCGTGATCTTTAgctttgacttttattttaaactgcTTGTGTTTTTCATAATCTATATCACCTATGACTTTAACCTCACCAGAATCTGCATCAATGGAGAACAAAGCTTTCACCGTAGAAGACGTGTGCTCAAAATAATACTGAATGCTGTGACTAGACTCGTCAGCATCGGTGGCACTGACTCTAGTCACGATTGTGCTTTTAGGAGCATTTTCAACAACTGATGTTCTATAGGACGACTGGCTAAACACGGGCGCATTATCATTTCCATCAAGAACAATAATATTAATCTGCACAGTTGCGGACCTTTGTGGTTTTCCACCATCGAAAGCTGTCAGAATTAAATTATGATGGTTCTTCTTTTCTCTATCGAGAGAAGAATGAAGAACCATCTCTACGGTTTTACTACCGTCATCACCATTCTGAACATTAAGCTTAAAATGATCGGTGGGTTGAAGGGTATATTTCTGTAACGTGTTCACTCCCACGTCTGGATCTATTGCGCTCTCTAATGGAAATCGCGCACCTAAAACCGCTAATTCGCTAATTTCTTGTTCAATTTGAGATTTCGGAAACACTGGGCTGTTGTCATTTATATCCTGTATGTCAACCGTAACTCGATAAAGCTCCATCGGATTCtcaaaaatgacatcaaaactcACACTACAGGCAGATATCTCTCCGCAAAGCTCTTCTCTGTCTATTTTATTCTTAACAACCAGATGTCCGTTCTCCTTGTCCAGTCCAATGTACTCACTGCTGTCCGCGGTGAAAACACGCGCTTTTCCTGAAATCAGTCTTTTCGGCTCAAGCCCGAGGTCCGAGGCAATATTTCCAACAAATGAGCCCACTGACATTTCCTCAGGTATAGAATAACGAATCTGTCCGGTCACGCAAGGGGAAAATAAAGCTACCGCGCACATATAGAAGAATAGTGATCCACAATGCCAGCCTTTTCCTTCCGACTCCATTTTTGATCAACAAAGACCGAGCAGAAGAATTAAAAGCAAACTGTGTGATGAATTATGTTTCCAACAAATTGCGTCTTCATGTGGGTTAAAGTAATGGGCGATCAAGGTAAACGTGATTTGGTTGTTATATAGTATCCAGGGCAAGCGGTGGATGATGTATAAATTTATGCAATTGCTTTGGGTTTTGTTAAGAGGAGGGATAAAAACACACACTTGCTTAATATGTTGAACAGCGGCACTTAGAGTCCAAATACAGTACTtcgagaaaaaaaataataataataattgtatatatatatatatatatatatatatatatatacatatatatatatatatatatcaatgacttaaactttaaaatagtTAAACATTTCATATAAAAGGTTATGCACTCTGATAATATGCCACACCTTATAAGCGCAAAGTGTGAGTGGGCAAAGAGGATTGTGACAGATTAACTAGTtagtttaaataattaatgaaaggATATACCTCAGATAACAATAATTTACTCAATAACCTGTATATTTttcttatgtatgtatgtatgtatttatttttttctttcttttcttaattttttttattttttttattttttttatttaaaatatcttctcataaattccacaaaagaaagtcacaTAGATTTGGAAACTACAGAGTAGGGTAAACAATAATTTCCAAGTGGACTAATTTTAACAGTGGTGAAATCATATCATACTTGACCATCATCTTTCTGGAGTGACAGCAGCATGTaacatggtgtaaaaaaaaaaaatatatatatatatatatatatatggaattatatatataatatatatacattggaAATTATTGTTTACCCCTATACTCTGTAGTTTCCaaaaatatgtgaataaaatatgtgatatttaaaaaaaaataaaaaataaaaataaaatgtaagataaCTTaagagaagatattttaaataaaaaaataaataaaataaaaatttaagaaaataaataaaaaataaatacatacatacatgatgATCTTGCTTTATGTAAACCAGCATTTCACTTTTGCTTTACTATTTGATTTGCAATTAAGTAAATGTACGTAGTTAACAGAACACAACTTATTTAGCAGATTTTATTGTCTAATCTGATATACAACATCTCCTCAAAACATTCacctaaaatacaaattaataaatataaactaatttcaagtgtacttCTACAGGACTAACAAAGACTGCTCAAAATGGCACATTGTATAGACCTACACTGAACACATCTGTGAGAGAATTTATTGCTATACTGTTTTATGCATTTGttcaatgttcttttttattattattgcaagtttgttttttgtttttttttaggtagaAGGTTTTAAAACAACTTTGAGCTGTAATAAATAAAGGTGGGAAAATGATAACAGTTTGAGTTACAGACATAAAAGCAAAAAGTGTTACAATCCTGGGCTCTGATTACATGAAGCCTGATGAGATGATTTTAGAGCATCAAACAAGGTCTCACCTCTAAAGTCAGGTCATCATCCTCCTGCTCCTTCTTTTCTCTCTGAACTGTCCCCATACGACTCTGGCTCACCAGTGTGTTCTGACTGTAGGGCCTGACAAACTTCATGTCACCCATCCTTGAATCAGTGGTTCCGCACATTTCATAATTATACACATGCTGTAATGTGCCGTCTGCGTAGACTGGAGGATAATAAGGAATTACAGGCAGATTTGACCCGGATTTATAAAATAGCTTATTCTGCCTCCATCTGTAGATTTTCACTGAAATTATTGATATAACTGAGACTATGAAGAGCAGGGAGACCACTGCGAGAGCcaagattaaataaaaagtcagGTTCTCGTCATATTGTTTTCCTTGAGTAAAATCTGTGAACTCTGACAGCACTTCAGGAAAGCTGTCAGCCACAGCCACGTTAATGGAGACCACAGCTGAGCGAGAGGGCTGTCCGTTATCCTCCACAACAACAGTAAGTTTTTGTTTGACTGCATCTTTATCAGTCACTTGTCGCACAGttcttatttctccattctgtaaaCCCACTTCAAACAGCGCTCTGTCTGTAGTTTTCTGTAGTTTATAGGAGAGCCAGGCATTCTGTCCAGAGTCCACATCAACAGCCACCACTTTAGTGACCAGATATCCAACCTCTGCAGCACGAGGCACAATCTCAGCCACCACAGAAGCACCAGTCTGTACTGGATACAGAACCTGAGGAGCGTTGTCATTCTcatctttaataataattttcactgtCACATTACTGCTGAGCGGAGGAGAGCCTCCATCTTGCGCTTTTACCCGGAAGTGGAAATCTTTCAGCTGTTCATAATCAAAAGAGCGCACAGCTGTAATCAGTCCGCTGTCAGGTTGAACTGACACATATGACGAGACAGAGACTCCATTAACAGTGCTGTCttctagaatataagaaacacGGGCATTCTGATTCCAATCAGCATCACTGGCTTTAACGGTAAATATAGAGAGACCAGGTGTGTTATTTTCCAGCACATAGGCCTCATAGTGACTTTTCTCAAATGCAGGAGCATTGTCATTTACATCTGATATCTGTAAAAACAAAGAGGTGCTGCTAGAGAGCACAGGCACCCCCTGATCAGAGCATGTGACACTGATATTGTAttcagcttctctctctctgtccagtTGCTGCTCTATACGCAGGCTGATGAAATTACTAGATGGTGATGTAAGAGCAAATGGAATATACTCATTTATTGTGCAATGAATCTGGCCATTCACACCTGAGTCTGCATCATCTACTTTCATCATAGCAACAACTGTGCCAGGTGTGGAGTCCTCAGACACAGAATTTGACATGGAGAGTAAGCTTATCACAGGTTTGTTATCATTAATGTCCAACACATCAACAATCAGCTTACAAGAGTCAGAAAGCCCCCCTTGATCTTTAGCCTGGATATCAATCTGGTAGTGACTTGCTTTTTCAAAGTCAACAAAGCCATTTAACGTTACCTCTCCACTTTGCTGATCAATAGTAAACATGTTTCGCACAATATCATCTTTGCTTGCAACGTAGTACGTCACATGACCATACGGCCCTTCGTCTGCGTCAGTGGCACTGACAGTGGTAAGTTTAAACCCCTTTGCGGCGTTTTCAATCAAAATGGCTTTATATACCTTTTGCGTAAAGACAGGGGTATTATCATTAGCATCGAGTACAGTAACATCTATTTGAACATTTCCAGACAACTGCGGATCACCGCCGTCAAAAGCGGTTAGCAATAATGTTACCACTCCTTTCTTCTCTCTGTCAAGAGGTCTTTGCAAAACCATTTCAACGTTTGTATCACTGTTTGCCTGACTGTGCAATTCAAGAACAAAATGATCCGTAGGTTTAAGAGAATAGCTTTGAAGATCATTAACTCCTACGTCCGCATCCACGGCTCCCTGCAGCAAGAATCTTGCGCCCGTTACAGCGGATTCACTGATTTCAAACTCAATTCGCTTTTTCTGAAAAGTGGGTGGATTATCGTTTATATCAGTAATTTCAACCGTAATCGTGTATAATTCCATGGGGTTTTCCAAAATCATCTGAAGGTGCAAAGCGCACGGGGCCGTTTTTGCACAAAGAGATTCGCGatccattttctctttgatgAGAATGTGACCAGATGCTCTCCTCCCATGTTTGTATGGATactaatgatttaattagaatttgCCGCCTACAAATTCCCTTTTAGTTGGGGTGACGCGTCATTTCCGATTAGGCTATAAATAGCGCATATCCATTCATGTCGAGATGTACGTCACCTCCGATTGAGTGGGGGTTCCCATTTGCTTCCAACGTGCGGGTGATTTGACTGCGGCTGTATGCCAGCTTTTGCGTGCTCCTGAAATGATTTCTTTCGGTAAGCTGTTATTGCAGTTATTTGTGGGAACCAGCTCTCTGGTTGGGATTCTGACGAGTGGGTATGGGTCTTTCGTGTATTTCAGGCACATGTAAACCAACGTGTGACGCTACAGGATCAAAACAAATCAACGAGCGATCTAGAGTGGTTTGTTTTAAGTGATTGACATGGTTCTATCGGCGGGTGAGTCTTTTCCTTGTTGGGTCGAGACCATTGGGCATTCAGGCGGGCATTTAACCATTGTGTTTCCCTTCTAAGGTGTCTGAGATCTTTTCCTCTCTGCCTTTCTTCCGTATTTAATGCGAGGAATCGCCGTTGTCCTAACCTACTGTTTTGTGGTTTTTGTCTGTTTCATTTAGTCTGATTTGTAAGAGTGGTTTGTTATGTGGGTTGGATGATGTTATtagtaatttgttttgtttttttgtttctttgttttgagaTTGTGTTAGTGTGAATTATAGTTTTCAGTGAAGTGTTTTTGGATTAttagtatttgtgtttttttgctgtttatatTGACTTCATTGTGATTTTTCTAATCgtgatctctttcttttttttgtgtatgtgtgagcaACTGTAAACTCTCTTTCTGCTAGATGCCAGGGGCTTCAGTCAGGAATCCTCCTTTTCCTCAGCGTGCTGGTGGTGGTTTTGAACACTGGGTGCTGTGTGCAGTGAGACGCACcgattttgtgtgtgagtgataaGTTTACTCTACAGTGTGTGGTTTGGTTCCTTGTTCTTTAGCCCGTGGCTGAAGAGCTTTTGAGTGtaaggttttattgtatgtttattttgtagtGATTGACTTTTGAATGATTGTAAAACTCCTCTGCCTCTATAACACATACATTCGATGGTCAGATGCCGTGAGGAGTTTTGCCTGGTACGCCCGGTTTACTCCTGTCtgcttttaataataaagaactcCTTTTGTATGATTTGCATGTCTGTTCCTTACTAGTGCAACGAACTTGTGTGTCTTAAGATAAAGGGTATCATTCATTCTCTGATGTCAGAGTGGCGTAGTCGGTTTTTGTAAAGTTGCAGTTATTCTATTCTAAAAAGCTAGGCCCTAGTGCCCCACGA
Above is a window of Carassius auratus strain Wakin chromosome 35, ASM336829v1, whole genome shotgun sequence DNA encoding:
- the LOC113054233 gene encoding protocadherin gamma-A11-like isoform X21, whose translation is MDRESLCAKTAPCALHLQMILENPMELYTITVEITDINDNPPTFQKKRIEFEISESAVTGARFLLQGAVDADVGVNDLQSYSLKPTDHFVLELHSQANSDTNVEMVLQRPLDREKKGVVTLLLTAFDGGDPQLSGNVQIDVTVLDANDNTPVFTQKVYKAILIENAAKGFKLTTVSATDADEGPYGHVTYYVASKDDIVRNMFTIDQQSGEVTLNGFVDFEKASHYQIDIQAKDQGGLSDSCKLIVDVLDINDNKPVISLLSMSNSVSEDSTPGTVVAMMKVDDADSGVNGQIHCTINEYIPFALTSPSSNFISLRIEQQLDREREAEYNISVTCSDQGVPVLSSSTSLFLQISDVNDNAPAFEKSHYEAYVLENNTPGLSIFTVKASDADWNQNARVSYILEDSTVNGVSVSSYVSVQPDSGLITAVRSFDYEQLKDFHFRVKAQDGGSPPLSSNVTVKIIIKDENDNAPQVLYPVQTGASVVAEIVPRAAEVGYLVTKVVAVDVDSGQNAWLSYKLQKTTDRALFEVGLQNGEIRTVRQVTDKDAVKQKLTVVVEDNGQPSRSAVVSINVAVADSFPEVLSEFTDFTQGKQYDENLTFYLILALAVVSLLFIVSVISIISVKIYRWRQNKLFYKSGSNLPVIPYYPPVYADGTLQHVYNYEMCGTTDSRMGDMKFVRPYSQNTLVSQSRMGTVQREKKEQEDDDLTLEQKPPNADWRFPPNQRPGPSGQHRFHTLQQRWTPYEKSRAGAHPDEAGASAGVIAGTRPWPNPPTEAEQFQAMMVAANVSEATATLGPRYNPQYGPDYRQNVFIPGSTATLMANPQQQVPQQALPPPQALPPVEAPKAAQTPASKKKPTKKDKK
- the LOC113054233 gene encoding protocadherin gamma-A5-like isoform X19, which gives rise to MESEGKGWHCGSLFFYMCAVALFSPCVTGQIRYSIPEEMSVGSFVGNIASDLGLEPKRLISGKARVFTADSSEYIGLDKENGHLVVKNKIDREELCGEISACSVSFDVIFENPMELYRVTVDIQDINDNSPVFPKSQIEQEISELAVLGARFPLESAIDPDVGVNTLQKYTLQPTDHFKLNVQNGDDGSKTVEMVLHSSLDREKKNHHNLILTAFDGGKPQRSATVQINIIVLDGNDNAPVFSQSSYRTSVVENAPKSTIVTRVSATDADESSHSIQYYFEHTSSTVKALFSIDADSGEVKVIGDIDYEKHKQFKIKVKAKDHGGLTDSSDIIVDIIDVNDNTPKITMMSFSSAVSEDAAPGTVIAMINIQDLDSGDNSKITCSIDLNSPFKIISSLTNYYNLLTYSELDREQTGEYNITITAVDGGNPPLSSKEILNLKISDVNDHTPQFEQESYTAFIAENNPPSTTILTVKAVDLDWGPNAKVSYFIIDGDLNGAPLASYISINSESGVIYAEKSFDYEQLKSFKMQVKAQDGGSPPLSNNMTVNIVIQDQNDNAPQVLYPVQTGASVVAEIVPRAAEVGYLVTKVVAVDVDSGQNAWLSYKLQKATDRALFEVGLQNGEIRTVRQVTDKDAVKQKLTVVVEDNGQPSRSAVVSINVAVADSFPEVLSEFTDFMQGKQYDDNLTFYLILALAVVSFLFVVSIISIISVKIYRWRQNKLFYKSGSNLPVIPYYPPVYADGTLQHVYNYEMCGTTDSRMGDMKFVRPYSQNTLVSQSRMGTVQREKKEQEVDDLTLEQKPPNADWRFPPNQRPGPSGAGAHPDEAGASAGVIAGTRPWPNPPTEAEQFQAMMVAANVSEATATLGPRYNPQYGPDYRQNVFIPGSTATLMANPQQQVPQQALPPPQALPPVEAPKAAQTPASKKKPTKKDKK
- the LOC113054233 gene encoding protocadherin gamma-A11-like isoform X22, with protein sequence MDRESLCAKTAPCALHLQMILENPMELYTITVEITDINDNPPTFQKKRIEFEISESAVTGARFLLQGAVDADVGVNDLQSYSLKPTDHFVLELHSQANSDTNVEMVLQRPLDREKKGVVTLLLTAFDGGDPQLSGNVQIDVTVLDANDNTPVFTQKVYKAILIENAAKGFKLTTVSATDADEGPYGHVTYYVASKDDIVRNMFTIDQQSGEVTLNGFVDFEKASHYQIDIQAKDQGGLSDSCKLIVDVLDINDNKPVISLLSMSNSVSEDSTPGTVVAMMKVDDADSGVNGQIHCTINEYIPFALTSPSSNFISLRIEQQLDREREAEYNISVTCSDQGVPVLSSSTSLFLQISDVNDNAPAFEKSHYEAYVLENNTPGLSIFTVKASDADWNQNARVSYILEDSTVNGVSVSSYVSVQPDSGLITAVRSFDYEQLKDFHFRVKAQDGGSPPLSSNVTVKIIIKDENDNAPQVLYPVQTGASVVAEIVPRAAEVGYLVTKVVAVDVDSGQNAWLSYKLQKTTDRALFEVGLQNGEIRTVRQVTDKDAVKQKLTVVVEDNGQPSRSAVVSINVAVADSFPEVLSEFTDFTQGKQYDENLTFYLILALAVVSLLFIVSVISIISVKIYRWRQNKLFYKSGSNLPVIPYYPPVYADGTLQHVYNYEMCGTTDSRMGDMKFVRPYSQNTLVSQSRMGTVQREKKEQEDDDLTLEQKPPNADWRFPPNQRPGPSGAGAHPDEAGASAGVIAGTRPWPNPPTEAEQFQAMMVAANVSEATATLGPRYNPQYGPDYRQNVFIPGSTATLMANPQQQVPQQALPPPQALPPVEAPKAAQTPASKKKPTKKDKK
- the LOC113054233 gene encoding protocadherin gamma-A5-like isoform X12 — its product is MESEGKGWHCGSLFFYMCAVALFSPCVTGQIRYSIPEEMSVGSFVGNIASDLGLEPKRLISGKARVFTADSSEYIGLDKENGHLVVKNKIDREELCGEISACSVSFDVIFENPMELYRVTVDIQDINDNSPVFPKSQIEQEISELAVLGARFPLESAIDPDVGVNTLQKYTLQPTDHFKLNVQNGDDGSKTVEMVLHSSLDREKKNHHNLILTAFDGGKPQRSATVQINIIVLDGNDNAPVFSQSSYRTSVVENAPKSTIVTRVSATDADESSHSIQYYFEHTSSTVKALFSIDADSGEVKVIGDIDYEKHKQFKIKVKAKDHGGLTDSSDIIVDIIDVNDNTPKITMMSFSSAVSEDAAPGTVIAMINIQDLDSGDNSKITCSIDLNSPFKIISSLTNYYNLLTYSELDREQTGEYNITITAVDGGNPPLSSKEILNLKISDVNDHTPQFEQESYTAFIAENNPPSTTILTVKAVDLDWGPNAKVSYFIIDGDLNGAPLASYISINSESGVIYAEKSFDYEQLKSFKMQVKAQDGGSPPLSNNMTVNIVIQDQNDNAPQVLYPVQTGASVVAEIVPRAAEVGYLVTKVVAVDVDSGQNAWLSYKLQKATDRALFEVGLQNGEIRTVRQVTDKDAVKQKLTVVVEDNGQPSRSAVVSINVAVADSFPEVLSEFTDFMQGKQYDDNLTFYLILALAVVSFLFVVSIISIISVKIYRWRQNKLFYKSGSNLPVIPYYPPVYADGTLQHVYNYEMCGTTDSRMGDMKFVRPYSQNTLVSQSRMGTVQREKKEQEVDDLTLEQKPPNADWRFPPNQRPGPSGQHRFHTLQQRWTPYEKSRAGAHPDEAGASAGVIAGTRPWPNPPTEAEQFQAMMVAANVSEATATLGPRYNPQYGPDYRQNVFIPGSTATLMANPQQQVPQQALPPPQALPPVEAPKAAQTPASKKKPTKKDKK